The Pelmatolapia mariae isolate MD_Pm_ZW linkage group LG2, Pm_UMD_F_2, whole genome shotgun sequence sequence GTAAGTCTCTTGGTTTTGAAATCAATAGCAGACTCAAAATGCTGATGCGTTGCTTTTCAGCTGCATAAAGAAGCTTCACAATGACATTTCCTAACAGATTTCCACATCCTGCTTCATAAGCAGCTTGTCATAATCTTGCGGAGAGACCAGAATCAGGGTGAAGAGGCTGCAGAACAGATCCTGAACTTGGATGTCCACTTAATACAAACAGATACTCCCATAGCAATAAATAAACTACAGCTGACCTGTGTTTATCATCTGAGCTGTTTTCCTATTTGGACTGTGTCACTACTGACATTATGGAAACAATGGTACTGTATGTTCAGACACAGCCAAAGGTAGTTTTTGTCTCAGACACCGTTCTGTTTGCATGTGTATCTCTATATCTGATCACAGCAGAgatcttttgtttgttcgtgtgtgtgtgtgtgagagtgtgtgtgtgagagtgcgtgtgtgagagtgtgtgtgtgagagtgcgtGTGTGAGAGTGCCTAATAATAGCTCATTGTGAGTGAGCGCCTGGTACTGTGTCTCGTTTGTTCCCTAAAGCTTTAAAACGCCTCTGTggagcacacacgcacacacacacacacaaacacacacacacggtttccatCATGTCACAGGACAAAACACTGACTTATATTCATGTCCTAGAGATGTAACCATAACTAATAAATAAACTAGCCTTAAACTTTACCCTAAACATATATTAAGTCTTAATTCATAAtaaaaatttgcattataaatcTTCATAAGGCGAGATATACTGCACGTACACACTAGCACAATACAGTACAGGAAACACACATGGGAGGGGAGACTTCACTTCAGTGTCTATGCGCTGTTGctgatgatgtttatatgtgtgGTCACAGTCCAAAAATTGTCTTGGCGAGCTACACCCAGTGAGTCGGACACCACCCTGTCGACAGGGGACTGAGCTGTTGTAGGGGCTAAAAAAAAGCTCTAAATAAGTCAAACTGTTGACTTGCGACAATGAAAGGGTCACAAATTGTGCATGAGTAAAGGTAACTGAGTCATCCAGTCTTTATTAGTTGGCTAACAACAGAAAGAAGACCctttatttctttctcttttatccAGGTTTTCTGAGAAATGTTTTTCGCTTGTTAAGCTACTTAACATTGACTTACGAATTATTCAAGCTTAAAAATTTCACCCagctcaagggatgaaccagtgctgtgtctacacataacagagaACTTAGCAAGAAAACAATTTCAAATTGTATCTTGAGGTACTTTGAGCCGCATGTCACAAAAGCACATGAATTATTCCCATTTTATTTAGTTGAATCTAAATGATTATACGGTTTGAGAAAACTGGAAAAgcagaggacaaaagaagaagtgtcaggtcctaaaaacttaaaaaggtcttaaaaaagaagtaattcttaagaaagggaaacaggaagaaaaggctgGCGTGTATGACACTATACAGGAACTGAACTGAAAGTGGAATGATGAATCAAATtttccttcaagaagcctggaaaaCTGTTCCTGAAGACGATTTAGAGatattacaagaaagtctgccTAAgacagttcaggctgtgttgaatgAAGAAAGGTCGTGGTACTAAATATcaactttcaagcttgttatatttgtgtaaacTCTGCTTTTGCTTTATATACTTAATTCCCATTTTtctagtaaaatataaagaaataaaggggGCTCAAGACTTATGCACGTGACTATAAATGAGGTGTAAGATGTGTTTGAAATGATAAAATAGACATCATcagctctttttctctttcagtgTATCTTCACAGCATTCTGAAAAACCACACGGCTCATGCTTGTGAAGGAGAAATTCTCATCATCAAGTGTCCCTCCAGGACGTCTGTGGCCATCCTATCAGCCTTCTATGGACGCCGTGTTCCCAGTCAGCATTTATGTCCTCCTGCAAGCACAAACACAACTGTGGAGGAGGACACAGAGTGCACTTCCTCAGTTGCTATCGAGGTATACATAGCAACACTGACATAAACTGTGAACTCACTGCATGATCTGCCTTAATCAAATGCTCTTATGGGCGACTCCTGTTGAAGATAACAGTGGTCCACATGTATTTTCCTGTGCTTGTAGAAAGTGCTGTCAGAGTGTCAGGATCGACGGTCGTGCCACATTCCCGTCTTAAGTCCGGTGTTTGGCCAGGATCCCTGTCCCCTCACCACCAAGTACCTCCTAGTCTCCTACAAGTGCAGACCAGGTGCACTACTGAGCTGGACAGTCCAGTCACTTCACCACTAGTGAACACATGACTTTTAAATTTATGTTAGCTAACTGACAAAGAAAGACTCCATCACATAATTTGTGCATAATAAAAGGTGTGCAGAAAACTATCAATAAGAGGGACCTTGGCCTGAAAAAAGAGCTGCACAGTAAAgttcttaattaaaaaaatctattagCATATAAAGCTggtaaataaaatgaacaaactctttttcctttcatttttctaTAATTAAGTAATCgtctttaaattattattagtttaaaatatcttatttatgtattttgcatGCTCACAGAAATCtaaaacttaataaatataacGGTAACTTAGAAAAGAGGAACTGAACTTGGTATCATTTATAGTTTCTGTaatattcttcctcagtcagcCTCTGGTTTCAGGCCTGTtaagcaaaacataaaaaggAACTTACATTTTTTGGGggtattttcaaaaaaaatggGCAgtcacacataaaacacaaaactgtaCATTGAAACATTTGCATTCCAAACTGAAGTGCATATAAAGTCTGAGTTACATAAAATTAAGTGGGAGTCTTCTAAAATTGTGATTGTAGCTTTTAAACAAAGCCACACAATCAGTCCACTACTGACTCTTATAGTCTCACATCAACTTCATATGCACTTTGACATATATTGTCGCATTAAATTACCTCTTCTATAATAGGTTATGACAGGATTTCCAATAATCAGCTTGAACAGgaggaataataaataaataataaatgtctAACATATAGTAACAGCCTTTTTAACGTGTTTCCCTTCCTTATTACTGGGTCAGACCGGGGTCacgtctttttttatttttccctaaTTCTtaagacatgactttcagatactgttcatctgctgtccATAGCTCATAGATTAGTGTTAAGTAgcttaaaagacaaaaacaaacaaacaaaagccatCGTCTCAAAAAGAGTGGGTATAAGGAATGCTtagaaaatgagtgaaaaagcagctaatGTCCAAAGACCTTCAGAGAACCTGGAGACCTGTTGCTCAAGActactttgaaaaacaaaaaacaaaaaacaaaactggcttgaaagcaaaatataaagaaatgcagGGTAGCTTGAGTCATTTACATAGCTCTCTAAACAGCTGTCAAACAAGGTTATAAACTTTTGAAATAATAACAATGAATGCTTTCAGCCATCAGATTTTCTTAAAACAGCTACAGAAAGTTCTTGTCAACTTTTAGATGTTCTTCAAAATGCTCTTTGTGCCATTTCATCTGTTTTTCAGAGCACCACCGCACACGACTGGTGTGCGAAAATGAGCGTTTGAGGCTGATGTGTAAAAATGAGACTGTCATCGCAATCTACTCTGCCTCATTTGGACACCTGCTGCACGGCAGTCCTCACTGTCCTCAGGAACCGGGATCAAAGGCTGACATGGGTCTGCAACAGCAGGGGGCTCAAGTGCCATCTAGTGGCAAAAAAGTGGAGCTAAAGTCCTGTATAGACATGGAGAATTACCACTGTACTGTATTTAATCATTCatataaatatgaattatttattcatattcatTAATTTCTAGGTGCTCGGGGTTTAGAGAAACAGcttttttaacaataaaatgTTACTGTTGTCTTCTTCATTACAATCATTGGTTTCatttatattaaattatttCAGAGTGTTTGTCTCCGGCGGCCCTGAGGAAAGTGTCACGCAGGTGTCACAGCAGAGCAAACTGTTCACTAATAGCCGATACTCAAACCTTTGGGGACCCGTGCTTCCCCGGCACCAGGAAACACCTGCGGGTGTCCTTCACTTGTGGTAAGTGACAAATCTTCACCTACTCTTTTTTTGGCTTGGATGTAGATGCATagtatattttctgtatttgcaTACAGCTGCGTATTGTGACAGTGTTTCATTTCCTCTTTAGTCCCCAGATATCTCCTAGAAGATGTGGGTCAAGGTCCAACAGATCCTTTCATGATCTCAGATTACACACACGGTGAGTGTGAAAACGAACGTTCACAGGTTTCATTGCATGCAGCAGACTTTGACTGGCTATTGAGCCCAGAACCCTCTCGCCT is a genomic window containing:
- the si:ch73-335m24.2 gene encoding protein eva-1 homolog C isoform X1 — translated: MTASWSFCRSFCLLPLLLALKMHTAHSAPDFSLYLHSILKNHTAHACEGEILIIKCPSRTSVAILSAFYGRRVPSQHLCPPASTNTTVEEDTECTSSVAIEKVLSECQDRRSCHIPVLSPVFGQDPCPLTTKYLLVSYKCRPEHHRTRLVCENERLRLMCKNETVIAIYSASFGHLLHGSPHCPQEPGSKADMECLSPAALRKVSRRCHSRANCSLIADTQTFGDPCFPGTRKHLRVSFTCVPRYLLEDVGQGPTDPFMISDYTHGLPERVALYFVSGICAGLVFLLCLFGVRSTLVKDVKDLVSDLNDELKASRRRRKELMEDLCEDDVSDTSSFRRLTQSYRTTDIFSPPTLTVEMVEWEQEQTRDLPNGDIWPHRDSSPYAIHKIKTYNN
- the si:ch73-335m24.2 gene encoding protein eva-1 homolog C isoform X2; this translates as MTASWSFCRSFCLLPLLLALKMHTAHSAPDFSLYLHSILKNHTAHACEGEILIIKCPSRTSVAILSAFYGRRVPSQHLCPPASTNTTVEEDTECTSSVAIEKVLSECQDRRSCHIPVLSPVFGQDPCPLTTKYLLVSYKCRPEHHRTRLVCENERLRLMCKNETVIAIYSASFGHLLHGSPHCPQEPGSKADMECLSPAALRKVSRRCHSRANCSLIADTQTFGDPCFPGTRKHLRVSFTCVPRYLLEDVGQGPTDPFMISDYTHGGWYTGPTYRPQNVFLTNSLEIFDKILGLPERVALYFVSGICAGLVFLLCLFGVRSTLVKDVKDLVSDLNDELKASRRRRKELMEDLCEDDVSDTSSFRRLTQSYRTTDIFSPPTLTVEMVEWEQEQTRDLPNGDIWPHRDSSPYAIHKIKTYNN